The following proteins are encoded in a genomic region of Fundidesulfovibrio soli:
- a CDS encoding D-glycero-alpha-D-manno-heptose-1,7-bisphosphate 7-phosphatase, with the protein MKPPKNVLIDRDGTIIVEKHYLHDPAQVQLVPGAGEALARLTAAGARLFVVTNQSGIGRGYYALENFQAVQERLAELLAPYGVAFEAVAHCPHAPQESCGCRKPAQGMWCDLRDRFGLDAAETAMIGDNASDVAFGLACGLADSVLVLTGHGGRFAQQLELPELASGWMRLEPGLEGRPTALAADLPAAVDCLLHPGKTAP; encoded by the coding sequence GTGAAGCCGCCCAAGAACGTGCTCATCGACCGCGACGGCACCATCATCGTGGAGAAGCACTACCTGCACGACCCGGCCCAGGTGCAGCTTGTGCCCGGCGCCGGCGAGGCCCTGGCCCGGCTGACGGCCGCCGGGGCGCGGCTGTTCGTGGTAACCAACCAGTCGGGCATCGGGCGCGGCTATTACGCCCTGGAGAACTTCCAGGCCGTGCAGGAACGGCTGGCCGAGCTGCTGGCCCCCTACGGCGTGGCCTTCGAGGCCGTGGCCCACTGCCCGCACGCCCCGCAGGAATCATGCGGCTGCCGCAAGCCCGCCCAGGGCATGTGGTGCGACCTGCGGGATCGCTTCGGCCTGGACGCCGCCGAAACGGCCATGATCGGGGACAACGCCTCGGACGTGGCTTTCGGGCTGGCCTGCGGGCTGGCGGACTCCGTGCTGGTGCTCACCGGCCACGGCGGGCGCTTCGCGCAGCAGCTGGAGCTGCCGGAGCTGGCCTCTGGTTGGATGCGCCTCGAACCGGGCCTGGAGGGCCGCCCCACCGCCCTGGCCGCGGACCTCCCCGCCGCCGTGGACTGCCTGCTGCATCCCGGGAAGACCGCCCCGTGA
- the cydB gene encoding cytochrome d ubiquinol oxidase subunit II, translating to MELGTIWFLLWGVLWAVYFVLDGFDLGVGMLAPAIATTDNEKRILYNSVGPFWDGNEVWLITAGGVTFAAFPGTYAVMFSALYTPLMLLLFALIFRGISFEFRAKVESASSKKIWDVIHAVSSFLPALLLGVAFANIFKGIPIDQNGILQGNLFTLLNPYGLCGGVLFVCAFLMHGALFLSCKTEGVLHDRALKVAEKLWPALLMVAVLFLVLTALYTKLFANYLANPLLFAVVLLPVGGLLMQRVYIGQRRLGLAWTASAVTIAGVALFGVLGIFPALLPSSLNPAWSMTIQNSSSSPLTLKIMLVVALTFVPIVIAYQAWVYKTFSHKVTEKELDYDEAY from the coding sequence ATGGAACTCGGAACCATATGGTTTCTGCTCTGGGGCGTATTGTGGGCCGTCTACTTCGTGCTGGACGGGTTCGATCTGGGCGTGGGCATGCTCGCCCCGGCCATCGCCACAACTGACAACGAAAAGCGCATCCTCTACAACTCGGTCGGCCCCTTCTGGGACGGCAACGAGGTCTGGCTGATAACCGCCGGCGGCGTGACCTTCGCGGCCTTCCCCGGCACCTACGCGGTGATGTTCTCGGCCCTGTACACGCCGCTGATGCTCCTGCTGTTCGCCCTGATCTTCCGGGGCATCAGCTTCGAGTTCAGGGCCAAGGTCGAGAGCGCAAGCTCCAAGAAGATTTGGGACGTGATCCACGCGGTGAGCAGCTTCCTGCCCGCCCTGCTGCTGGGCGTGGCCTTCGCCAACATCTTCAAGGGCATCCCCATCGACCAGAACGGCATCCTGCAGGGCAACCTGTTCACGCTGCTCAACCCCTACGGCCTGTGCGGCGGCGTGCTGTTCGTCTGCGCCTTCCTGATGCACGGGGCGCTGTTCCTCTCCTGCAAGACCGAGGGCGTGCTGCACGACAGGGCCCTCAAGGTGGCCGAGAAGCTCTGGCCCGCCCTTCTGATGGTGGCCGTGCTGTTCCTGGTGCTCACCGCCCTTTACACCAAGCTGTTCGCCAACTACCTGGCCAACCCGCTGCTGTTCGCGGTGGTGCTGCTGCCCGTGGGCGGCCTGTTGATGCAGCGCGTGTACATCGGCCAGCGCCGCCTGGGCCTGGCCTGGACCGCCTCCGCCGTGACCATCGCCGGCGTGGCCCTGTTCGGCGTGCTGGGCATCTTCCCGGCGCTGCTGCCCTCCAGCTTGAACCCGGCGTGGTCCATGACCATCCAGAACAGCTCGTCCTCGCCGCTGACGCTCAAGATCATGCTCGTCGTGGCCCTGACCTTCGTGCCCATCGTCATCGCGTACCAGGCCTGGGTCTACAAGACCTTCTCCCACAAGGTGACCGAGAAGGAGCTGGACTACGACGAAGCCTACTAG
- the thiL gene encoding thiamine-phosphate kinase has protein sequence MKTSPFQSEDHFLEAISDRFPNAHPHMTVGRGDDCAVLDCPKTMVMTCDMFVENVHFRRANFSPQDAGHKALAVNLSDIAAMGAKPVGFCLGLAGPPDTPSACWEGVLDGMAALANSTGIPLVGGDLNACSSMVISITVWGEPGESGRLFQRRMCHPGDVLFVVGELGLAAVGLSRLESEGPACAGSWPDAVAAHLRPEAKLAQGLELAGFRGVRGLMDVSDGLARDLPRFLPDGLAAELSIPEDMIHAEVIRHARDTGRDPAELAVIGGEDYALLGACHRSMFLELYGRMPGMWPIGHAVEGQGITINGKPLLNKGFDHFG, from the coding sequence ATGAAAACTTCCCCTTTTCAAAGCGAAGACCACTTCCTGGAGGCCATCTCGGACCGGTTCCCCAACGCCCACCCGCACATGACCGTGGGGCGCGGCGACGACTGCGCCGTGCTCGACTGCCCCAAGACCATGGTCATGACCTGCGACATGTTCGTGGAGAACGTCCATTTCCGCCGGGCCAATTTCTCCCCGCAGGACGCCGGGCACAAGGCCCTGGCCGTGAACCTCTCGGACATCGCGGCCATGGGCGCCAAGCCCGTGGGTTTCTGTCTGGGCCTGGCCGGACCGCCGGACACGCCCTCCGCCTGCTGGGAGGGCGTGCTGGACGGCATGGCCGCCCTGGCGAACAGTACTGGCATCCCGCTGGTGGGGGGCGACCTCAACGCCTGCTCCTCCATGGTCATATCGATCACGGTGTGGGGCGAGCCGGGGGAATCCGGCAGGCTGTTCCAGCGCAGGATGTGCCACCCGGGGGACGTGCTCTTCGTGGTCGGCGAACTGGGCCTGGCCGCCGTGGGCCTTTCCAGGCTGGAGTCGGAGGGCCCCGCCTGCGCGGGGAGCTGGCCCGATGCCGTGGCCGCGCACCTGCGCCCGGAGGCCAAGCTGGCCCAAGGGCTGGAGCTTGCGGGCTTCAGGGGGGTGCGCGGGCTCATGGACGTCTCCGACGGCCTGGCGCGGGACCTGCCGCGCTTCCTGCCCGACGGCCTGGCTGCGGAGCTGTCCATCCCGGAGGATATGATCCACGCCGAAGTGATCCGCCACGCCCGCGATACCGGGCGCGACCCGGCGGAGCTTGCCGTCATCGGCGGGGAGGACTACGCCCTGCTCGGAGCCTGCCACCGCAGCATGTTCCTGGAGCTCTACGGGCGCATGCCCGGCATGTGGCCCATCGGCCACGCCGTGGAGGGCCAGGGGATCACCATCAACGGGAAGCCCCTGCTGAACAAGGGGTTCGACCACTTCGGCTGA
- a CDS encoding oligosaccharide flippase family protein gives MSAAKRFASALAGQWGATLYNAVLSTLLSFALGRFLGPEAFGGYSYILTIASLFAILQDGGFSTLIFRETAHPTQGLEHKIPLMRQALGHAALVTLAGALLVLALPLRDKQAMYLALAYYALFSAGNYVSAELKGHGLFEREALWRMCVRTLTCTGVALALCLPSPGPTAIFAGWLAGQAAALALPQAAHARVLPALRIEPSLYRSCGSFLLISAATTIYFKSDIILLTQLGGDQAAVGQYAAAYRLIEAAVLFCTPLTHLFFRKLRVGLNQPAQFRRSLRIMLAVMCALAVSGTALAMWLGPWIIHMAFGERYAHAQTLCLWLLPSLLFILPNGVLTQALVAVGREGYYARVTIATALANVALNVALIPFLGAEGSALATVCTEAVLTAGLAAGLWLGYLKRT, from the coding sequence GTGAGCGCGGCCAAGCGCTTCGCCTCGGCCCTGGCCGGGCAGTGGGGGGCCACGCTCTACAACGCCGTGCTCTCCACCCTGCTCTCCTTCGCCCTGGGCCGCTTCCTGGGGCCGGAAGCATTCGGCGGCTACAGCTACATCCTCACCATTGCCTCGCTGTTCGCCATCCTGCAGGACGGCGGCTTCTCCACGCTGATCTTCCGCGAGACCGCCCACCCGACGCAAGGCCTGGAACACAAGATCCCGCTCATGCGCCAGGCCCTGGGGCATGCCGCCCTGGTCACTCTGGCGGGCGCGCTGCTGGTGCTGGCGCTGCCCCTGCGCGACAAGCAGGCCATGTACCTGGCCCTGGCGTATTACGCACTGTTCTCCGCCGGGAACTACGTTTCGGCCGAGCTGAAAGGGCACGGACTGTTCGAGCGCGAGGCCCTCTGGCGCATGTGCGTGCGCACGCTCACCTGCACGGGTGTGGCGCTGGCCCTGTGCCTGCCCTCCCCGGGCCCGACGGCCATCTTCGCCGGGTGGCTGGCAGGCCAGGCCGCGGCACTTGCATTGCCGCAGGCCGCCCACGCCCGGGTGCTCCCGGCTCTTCGCATCGAGCCCTCCCTCTACCGCAGCTGCGGCTCGTTCCTGCTCATCAGCGCGGCCACCACCATCTACTTCAAGTCCGACATCATCCTGCTCACCCAGTTGGGCGGCGACCAGGCGGCGGTGGGCCAGTATGCGGCGGCCTACAGGCTCATTGAGGCGGCAGTCCTGTTCTGCACCCCGCTGACGCACCTGTTCTTCCGCAAGCTGCGGGTGGGCCTGAACCAGCCGGCGCAGTTCAGGCGCTCCCTGCGCATCATGCTCGCGGTGATGTGCGCCCTGGCCGTGAGCGGCACGGCCCTGGCCATGTGGCTCGGCCCCTGGATCATCCACATGGCCTTCGGGGAGCGCTACGCCCACGCACAGACGCTCTGCCTGTGGCTGCTGCCCTCGCTGCTGTTCATCCTGCCCAACGGCGTACTCACCCAGGCCCTGGTGGCCGTGGGCCGCGAGGGCTACTACGCCCGCGTGACCATCGCCACGGCCCTGGCCAACGTGGCGCTCAACGTGGCGCTCATACCCTTCCTGGGCGCGGAAGGCTCCGCGCTGGCCACCGTGTGCACGGAGGCAGTGCTCACCGCCGGGCTTGCCGCTGGGCTCTGGCTGGGCTACCTCAAGCGGACATGA
- the ppsA gene encoding phosphoenolpyruvate synthase, translating to MSRDDALILWFDEITSEDVPLVGGKTASLGEMYRELGPKGVTVPGGFAITATAYRLLLERNNARETIRSILNGLDTHDMENLALRGRRIRALVRSLRFPDELRRAIEEAYAKLEARYGAGCDVAVRSSATAEDLPDASFAGQQETYLNIHGVEELLEACQRCFASLFTNRAISYRVDKGFDHFAIALSIAVQKMVRSDLASSGVMFTIDTESGFKDAVYITGAWGLGENVVQGAVSPDEYYVFKPTLKAGFKPVLMKKVGEKAIKMVYTDDAKSPTKNVDVPLADRGLLVIDDEEVLSLARMACTIEDHYSARAGYFKPMDIEWAKDGRTGELFIVQARPETVHSRKDANVLRSFVLKGTGAVAAKGKAVGEAIGRGAAHVIKEASNIREFRKGEVLVTDMTDPDWEPIMKIASAIVTNRGGRTCHAAIVSRELGIPCVVGTLDGTDRIPEGQDVTVDCSQGSEGVVYMGLLDFEVQELNLEGMPRPKTKITMNLASPEQAFEKSFIPCDGVGLAREEFIINSYIRIHPLALLRFGELTDKSAKAEIARMTQGYTDLAQYFVDKLAEGVGMIAAAFYPKPVIVRLSDFKSNEYANLIGGAQFEPKEENPMIGWRGASRYYSDNYREAFALECRAILKIRNEMGLTNLEVMIPFPRTVEETRKVLDTMAAYGLRKGENGLRVVGMCEIPSNVILAEEFLEVVDGFSIGSNDLTQLILGVDRDSALVAHVYDERNPAVLRMVKQVIEVSNRLGKYIGICGQAPSDYPEFAQFIVECGIQSMSLNPDTVIKTTLAVAELEKKLGR from the coding sequence ATGAGCAGAGACGACGCACTGATCCTCTGGTTCGACGAGATAACCAGCGAGGACGTCCCCCTGGTGGGCGGCAAGACCGCCTCCCTGGGCGAGATGTACCGCGAGCTCGGCCCCAAGGGCGTCACCGTGCCCGGGGGCTTCGCCATCACCGCCACGGCCTACCGCCTGCTGCTGGAGCGCAACAACGCCCGCGAGACCATCCGCTCCATCCTGAACGGCCTGGACACCCACGACATGGAGAACCTGGCCCTGCGCGGGCGCAGGATACGCGCCCTGGTCCGCTCCCTGCGCTTCCCGGACGAGCTGCGCCGCGCCATCGAAGAAGCCTACGCCAAGCTGGAGGCCCGCTACGGCGCTGGCTGTGACGTGGCCGTGCGTTCCTCGGCCACCGCGGAGGACCTGCCCGACGCCTCCTTCGCGGGCCAGCAGGAGACCTACCTGAACATCCACGGCGTGGAGGAGCTTCTGGAGGCCTGCCAGCGTTGCTTCGCCTCGCTGTTCACCAACAGGGCCATCTCCTACCGGGTGGACAAGGGCTTCGACCACTTCGCCATCGCGCTCTCCATCGCTGTGCAGAAGATGGTCCGTTCGGACCTGGCCTCCTCGGGCGTCATGTTCACCATCGACACCGAGTCCGGCTTCAAGGACGCCGTATACATCACCGGGGCCTGGGGCCTGGGCGAGAACGTGGTGCAGGGGGCCGTCTCCCCGGACGAGTATTACGTGTTCAAGCCCACGCTCAAGGCCGGGTTCAAGCCGGTGCTCATGAAGAAGGTGGGCGAGAAGGCCATCAAGATGGTCTACACCGACGACGCCAAGTCCCCCACCAAGAACGTGGACGTGCCCCTGGCCGACCGGGGCCTGCTGGTGATTGACGACGAGGAGGTCCTGTCGCTTGCGCGCATGGCCTGCACCATCGAGGACCACTATTCCGCCAGGGCGGGCTACTTCAAGCCCATGGACATCGAGTGGGCCAAGGACGGCCGCACCGGCGAGCTGTTCATCGTGCAGGCCCGGCCCGAGACGGTGCACTCCCGCAAGGACGCGAACGTGCTGCGCTCCTTCGTGCTCAAGGGCACGGGCGCGGTGGCCGCCAAAGGCAAGGCCGTGGGCGAGGCCATCGGGCGCGGCGCGGCGCACGTCATCAAGGAGGCCTCCAACATCCGCGAGTTTCGCAAGGGCGAGGTGCTGGTCACGGACATGACCGACCCCGACTGGGAGCCGATCATGAAGATCGCCTCGGCCATCGTGACCAACCGGGGCGGGCGCACCTGCCACGCGGCCATCGTCTCGCGCGAGCTGGGCATCCCCTGCGTGGTGGGCACCCTGGACGGCACGGACCGCATCCCCGAAGGGCAGGACGTCACCGTGGACTGCTCCCAGGGATCCGAGGGCGTGGTCTACATGGGGCTTCTGGACTTCGAGGTGCAGGAGCTCAACCTCGAGGGCATGCCCAGGCCCAAGACCAAGATCACCATGAACCTGGCCTCCCCGGAGCAGGCCTTCGAGAAGAGCTTCATCCCCTGCGACGGCGTGGGCCTGGCCCGGGAGGAGTTCATCATCAACTCCTACATCCGCATCCACCCCCTGGCCTTGCTGCGCTTCGGCGAACTGACCGACAAGAGCGCCAAGGCCGAGATCGCCCGCATGACCCAGGGCTACACCGACCTGGCCCAGTACTTCGTGGACAAGCTGGCCGAGGGCGTGGGCATGATCGCGGCGGCCTTCTACCCCAAGCCGGTCATCGTGCGCCTCTCCGACTTCAAGAGCAACGAGTACGCCAACCTCATCGGCGGGGCGCAGTTCGAGCCCAAGGAGGAGAACCCCATGATCGGCTGGCGCGGGGCCAGCCGCTACTACTCCGACAACTACCGGGAGGCCTTCGCCCTGGAGTGCCGGGCCATCCTCAAGATCAGGAACGAGATGGGGCTTACCAACCTGGAAGTGATGATCCCCTTCCCGCGCACCGTGGAGGAGACCCGCAAGGTGCTTGATACCATGGCCGCCTACGGTCTGAGGAAGGGCGAGAACGGGCTGCGCGTGGTGGGCATGTGCGAGATTCCCTCCAACGTCATCCTGGCCGAGGAGTTCCTGGAGGTGGTGGACGGCTTCTCCATCGGCTCCAATGACCTGACCCAATTGATTTTGGGCGTGGACCGGGATTCGGCACTGGTCGCCCACGTGTACGACGAGCGCAACCCCGCCGTGCTCAGGATGGTCAAGCAGGTCATCGAAGTCAGCAACCGCCTGGGCAAATACATCGGCATCTGCGGGCAGGCCCCCTCGGACTACCCGGAGTTCGCGCAGTTCATCGTGGAGTGCGGCATCCAGAGCATGTCGCTCAACCCCGACACGGTGATCAAGACTACCCTGGCAGTGGCGGAGTTGGAAAAGAAGCTGGGGCGGTAG
- a CDS encoding cytochrome b/b6 domain-containing protein: MTPFMFAAAGEKDAKNMGVPGCGGCHPGGGGLEFDRDGKRYDARLKEDPKLASSLDGDYFKSQWDKTGVVEADCFICHLPNYNSKERNKQLKKLNFRWAATAASGIGQVEGFVDEGKQPTVSYNLRFFNQDGKIALDFPAEPPSENCVFCHGMSDMKKRGFSWNDRVNHDVHNMRGMSCVSCHPSDKNHNFAKGQENVSTVRDDLDNTIKKCADCHTTGYMGAPRPEHAFIRPSHLEMLACETCHIPAINRAGGEGFDVTSGGMVNYPKIGAKGMGAEFKWEPRYQLLKRGQISPVNPLLVVTWTNRDADGTYTPLFMREIKKAYDLVAPKLQAKNPAKPELHTPEQIGMMLTALNEALKGNKRFKAVAPAYHKGGEIHELGPDGKVVTRKDETWVAHMEGFNINHNVAPAKLALGANGCADCHSEKANMFLGRQVADMFGPDGKPVYTDNARILGVSHAAFRLNAFYQAAVVPYGSWIILLVGFLLTLHYTGQGPKGLDARCEPGEIERFGLAERWTHLLRMLAFMALAATGYVFFTSNATLAKALFGSYKAAIVWHWAAGLVFTGAGLYAAALWARDAVFTSYDRTWFALRGGYLGRKGDDGHAPAGRLNAGQKVFFWLSLALTLVMAATGVPLIWKQSLSASTALVLATIHGVGGVLFVAVALAHAYLGTVANPGTWRALVDGKVSRAWAAEHHSEWFKKHFKK; encoded by the coding sequence ATGACCCCCTTCATGTTCGCGGCTGCCGGCGAGAAGGACGCCAAGAACATGGGCGTTCCCGGCTGCGGCGGCTGCCACCCGGGCGGCGGCGGCCTGGAGTTCGACCGCGACGGCAAGCGCTACGACGCGCGCCTCAAGGAGGACCCCAAGCTGGCCTCCAGCCTGGACGGCGACTACTTCAAGAGCCAGTGGGACAAGACCGGCGTGGTGGAGGCCGACTGCTTCATCTGCCACCTGCCGAACTACAATTCCAAGGAGCGCAACAAGCAGCTCAAGAAGCTCAACTTCCGCTGGGCCGCCACGGCCGCCTCCGGCATCGGTCAGGTGGAGGGCTTCGTGGACGAGGGCAAGCAGCCCACGGTGAGCTACAACCTGCGTTTCTTCAATCAGGACGGCAAGATCGCCCTGGACTTCCCGGCCGAGCCCCCCAGCGAAAACTGCGTGTTCTGCCACGGCATGTCGGACATGAAGAAGCGCGGCTTCTCCTGGAACGACCGCGTGAACCACGACGTGCACAACATGCGGGGCATGTCCTGCGTGAGCTGCCACCCCTCGGACAAGAACCACAACTTCGCCAAGGGGCAGGAGAACGTCTCCACCGTGCGGGACGACCTGGACAACACCATCAAGAAGTGCGCGGACTGCCACACCACAGGCTACATGGGCGCGCCCAGGCCCGAGCACGCCTTCATCCGCCCCAGCCACCTGGAAATGCTGGCCTGCGAGACCTGCCACATCCCGGCCATCAACCGGGCCGGCGGTGAAGGCTTCGACGTCACCAGCGGCGGCATGGTCAACTACCCCAAGATCGGGGCCAAGGGCATGGGCGCCGAATTCAAGTGGGAGCCGCGCTACCAGCTGCTCAAGCGGGGCCAGATATCGCCCGTGAATCCGCTGCTGGTGGTCACCTGGACCAACCGCGACGCGGACGGCACGTACACGCCACTGTTCATGCGCGAGATCAAGAAGGCCTATGATCTGGTCGCCCCCAAGCTGCAGGCCAAGAACCCGGCCAAGCCGGAACTGCACACCCCCGAGCAGATCGGCATGATGCTCACGGCCCTTAACGAGGCGCTCAAGGGCAACAAGCGCTTCAAGGCCGTGGCCCCCGCCTACCACAAGGGGGGCGAGATTCATGAGCTGGGCCCCGACGGCAAGGTCGTCACTCGCAAGGACGAGACCTGGGTGGCCCACATGGAGGGCTTCAACATCAACCACAACGTGGCTCCGGCCAAGCTGGCCCTGGGCGCGAACGGCTGCGCGGACTGCCACTCCGAGAAGGCCAACATGTTCCTGGGCCGCCAGGTCGCGGACATGTTCGGACCGGACGGCAAGCCCGTGTACACCGACAACGCGCGCATCCTGGGGGTGAGCCACGCCGCCTTCAGGCTGAACGCCTTCTACCAGGCTGCCGTGGTGCCCTACGGGAGCTGGATCATCCTGCTGGTGGGCTTCCTGCTGACCCTGCACTACACCGGGCAAGGGCCCAAGGGCCTGGACGCCCGCTGCGAGCCCGGCGAGATCGAGCGCTTCGGCCTGGCCGAGCGCTGGACACACCTGCTGCGCATGCTGGCCTTCATGGCGCTGGCGGCCACGGGCTACGTGTTCTTCACCAGCAACGCCACCTTGGCCAAGGCACTGTTCGGCTCCTACAAGGCGGCCATCGTCTGGCACTGGGCCGCGGGCCTGGTGTTCACGGGCGCGGGGTTGTACGCGGCGGCGCTCTGGGCGCGCGATGCGGTGTTCACCAGCTACGACCGCACCTGGTTCGCACTGCGCGGCGGCTACCTGGGCCGCAAGGGCGACGACGGGCACGCCCCGGCAGGTCGTCTCAACGCCGGGCAGAAGGTCTTCTTCTGGCTGAGCCTGGCCCTGACGCTCGTCATGGCGGCCACGGGCGTCCCGCTGATCTGGAAGCAGAGCCTCTCGGCCTCAACGGCCCTGGTGCTGGCCACCATCCACGGCGTGGGCGGCGTGCTCTTCGTGGCCGTGGCCCTGGCCCATGCCTACCTGGGCACGGTGGCCAACCCGGGCACCTGGCGGGCGCTGGTGGACGGCAAGGTCAGCCGGGCCTGGGCAGCCGAGCACCACAGCGAATGGTTCAAGAAACACTTTAAGAAATAG
- the larA gene encoding nickel-dependent lactate racemase: MKVTLNYGKTGYELALPEDCNVTVIRKQAMPVLADPAQALERALDNPTSGPPLTEAAKGRKSACILICDITRPVPNGMILPVVIKRLMDAGMDPKAITVLVATGLHRPNEGEELRELIGSDWVLQTVRVENHFARNDEDHVLLGASSQGTQIKVDKRFVEADLKLVTGLVEPHFMAGYSGGRKVILPGIAHHDTITRFHTATFLECRASANCVLEGNPLHRDQLDGVAMLGDVWAVNTVLDEHRRVSYLNFGPLEESHLDTVAFTRPYSEIKLDRTWKTVITSAAGYPLDSTYYQTVKGMVGAMDALEQGGKLFIASACTQGMGSPEYVDAQKRLVALGVDGFLSDIMPKQRASIDEWQTEMQLKPMRKGSICLYTRGLKEEDKALTGVEVVDDLEAALAKWLAACGDKDVVVIPEGPYVVPLQGK, encoded by the coding sequence ATGAAAGTGACCCTCAACTACGGGAAGACAGGTTACGAACTGGCGTTGCCGGAGGATTGCAACGTCACCGTGATACGAAAGCAGGCCATGCCCGTGCTGGCCGACCCCGCCCAGGCCCTCGAGCGCGCCCTGGACAACCCCACCTCCGGCCCGCCTCTCACCGAGGCCGCCAAGGGCCGCAAGTCGGCCTGCATCCTCATCTGCGACATCACCCGCCCTGTTCCCAACGGCATGATCCTGCCGGTTGTGATCAAGCGGCTCATGGACGCGGGCATGGACCCCAAGGCCATCACCGTGCTGGTGGCCACCGGCCTGCACCGCCCCAACGAGGGCGAGGAGCTGCGCGAGCTCATCGGCTCCGACTGGGTGCTCCAGACCGTGCGCGTGGAGAACCACTTCGCCCGCAACGACGAGGACCACGTGCTGCTGGGCGCCTCCAGCCAGGGCACCCAGATCAAGGTGGACAAGCGCTTCGTGGAGGCCGACCTCAAGCTCGTCACCGGCCTGGTGGAGCCGCACTTCATGGCGGGCTACTCGGGCGGGCGCAAGGTGATCCTGCCCGGCATCGCCCACCACGACACCATCACCCGCTTCCACACCGCCACCTTCCTGGAGTGCCGGGCCTCGGCCAACTGCGTGCTGGAAGGCAACCCCCTGCACCGCGACCAGCTGGACGGCGTGGCCATGCTGGGCGACGTCTGGGCCGTGAACACCGTGCTGGACGAGCACAGGCGCGTCTCCTACCTCAATTTCGGCCCCCTGGAGGAGAGCCACCTGGACACCGTGGCCTTCACGCGGCCCTACTCCGAGATCAAGCTGGACCGCACCTGGAAGACGGTCATCACCTCGGCGGCCGGGTATCCGCTGGACTCCACCTACTACCAGACCGTGAAAGGCATGGTGGGGGCCATGGACGCCCTGGAGCAGGGCGGCAAGCTGTTCATCGCCAGCGCCTGCACCCAGGGCATGGGCTCGCCCGAATACGTGGACGCCCAGAAGCGCCTGGTGGCCCTTGGGGTGGACGGCTTCTTGAGCGACATCATGCCCAAGCAGCGCGCCAGCATCGACGAGTGGCAGACCGAGATGCAGCTTAAGCCCATGCGCAAGGGCTCCATCTGCCTGTACACGCGCGGCCTCAAGGAGGAGGACAAGGCATTGACCGGCGTTGAGGTCGTGGACGACCTGGAGGCGGCCCTGGCCAAATGGCTGGCCGCCTGCGGCGACAAGGACGTGGTGGTGATTCCCGAAGGGCCCTACGTGGTGCCCTTGCAGGGCAAATAG
- a CDS encoding tRNA-specific 2-thiouridylase yields the protein MSTAVAVSGGMDSLLALALLRDQEPDVLALHAHFLPPDAAQLALAEALARQCAALGVAFEAVDLSGEFRREVIEPFVAAYVDGKTPNPCAGCNRDMKFGLLAEHAARLGARRIATGHYARLGESGELLRGADPVKDQSYFLSLVPAASLARACFPLGGWRKADVPAELARRGLAPPLPRESQEVCFIPGDDYRAFLEAQGARLPGPGPILLEDGRRVGGHKGLWRHTIGQRKGLGVAWSEPLYVLEKRPEANALIVCPKSALDVLECSTEMANVLVHPQDWPQETLAQTCYRQRPRPVGAELKDGRLRLRFHAPIPRPAPGQTAALYDASGRVLAAGVITGAGA from the coding sequence ATGAGTACCGCCGTCGCCGTTTCCGGCGGCATGGACAGCCTGCTGGCCCTGGCGCTTCTGCGCGACCAGGAGCCGGATGTGCTGGCCCTGCACGCCCACTTCCTGCCGCCTGACGCCGCGCAGCTGGCGCTGGCCGAGGCCCTTGCCCGCCAGTGCGCGGCGCTGGGGGTGGCCTTCGAGGCCGTGGACCTCTCCGGCGAGTTCCGCCGCGAGGTGATCGAGCCGTTCGTGGCGGCCTATGTCGACGGAAAGACGCCCAACCCCTGCGCGGGCTGCAACCGGGACATGAAGTTCGGCCTGCTGGCGGAACACGCGGCCCGCCTGGGCGCGCGGCGCATCGCCACGGGGCATTACGCCCGCCTGGGCGAGTCCGGCGAGCTGCTGCGCGGTGCGGACCCCGTGAAGGACCAGAGCTATTTCCTCTCCCTGGTGCCCGCGGCATCCCTGGCCAGGGCGTGCTTCCCCCTGGGCGGCTGGCGCAAGGCCGACGTGCCCGCCGAGCTGGCCCGGCGCGGCCTGGCCCCGCCGCTGCCGCGCGAGAGCCAGGAGGTCTGCTTCATCCCCGGCGACGACTACCGCGCCTTCCTGGAGGCCCAGGGCGCCCGGCTCCCCGGGCCCGGCCCCATCCTGCTGGAGGACGGCAGGCGCGTGGGCGGACACAAGGGCCTTTGGCGGCACACCATCGGCCAGCGCAAGGGACTGGGCGTGGCCTGGAGCGAGCCGCTCTACGTGCTTGAGAAGCGGCCGGAGGCGAACGCCCTGATCGTGTGTCCCAAGTCGGCCCTGGACGTGCTGGAATGCTCCACCGAAATGGCCAACGTGCTGGTGCATCCGCAGGACTGGCCGCAAGAGACTCTTGCCCAGACCTGCTACCGCCAGCGCCCCCGCCCTGTTGGGGCTGAGTTGAAGGACGGGCGGCTGCGGCTGCGCTTCCACGCCCCCATCCCCAGGCCAGCGCCGGGGCAGACCGCCGCCCTGTACGACGCATCCGGGCGCGTGCTGGCCGCCGGGGTCATCACCGGAGCCGGGGCCTGA